The Aeromonas veronii genome includes the window GAAGCAGCACGGGGGCCTCATCTTGGCAACTGTGAGCGAGGTCGCAGTTTAACAGAACGCGGGGGGAACAGGACAGGGCCAACTGACCCACAGGGGATACAATGGCGCCAGCGTCGTTTCCATTCACCAGACGTATCGTACCTGCCCATCAGAAGGAGATCCCATGTCGGCCCCCTCGCGCTTGTCCCGGCTGCGCCAGTTATCCGCCCAGCCTGACCCCCATACCCAGTTGCTGCAGACCCCCGCCTGGGATGGCCCCCTGTGCCGGGTGCGGCTGGACAACACGGGTGCGGCGCCGGCGGCAATCCAGACGTGGTTGTTGTTTGATGGCGATCTCGGCATTAGCCCTGATGCCGCCATCTACGGGGAGGGATTCCAGATGCTGGCCCAGACCATGGGCACCTGGCGTTCTCCCGAGCCGGTCGGACGCTGCCCGGACGCGAGCGTCTATCGCATCAGTGCGGATCAGGGTTATCACACCATCCACAACCTGCTGCTGGTGGAGCAAGCGGGGGGCTGGCTGCTGCTGGGGTTCACGAGTTGCCAGCGCTTTGGCGGCGAGTTTCGGCTCTATCCCGATGGCCGTTTGCAGATCCTGATGAACGGCGAGGGGCGGGCATTGGCCCCGGGCCAGCATTGGCAAAGCGAAGCCCTGCTCTGCCTGGAGGGGCCGGATCGGGAGGCGCTGCTGGCTGAGCTGGCCAGCCGGATTGGCGCCGAACACCCGGCCCTGGTCGCCGACGTGAAGGCCCGCCCCAGCGGCTGGTGCTCCTGGTATCACTACTACGCGCAGGTGAGCGCGGACGACATCCGCGAGAATCTGGCCGAGCGGGCCGCGCGCTTTCCAGGCCTGCGCTATGTGCAGATCGATGACGGTTATCAGGCGAGGATGGGGGACTGGCTTGAGCCGTCTGCCAAATTCGAGCAGGGGGTGGCGGCGCTCGCCAGCGAGATCCGCGCCGCCGGTTGTGAGCCGGCGCTCTGGGTCGCCCCCTTTATCGCCGAACCCGGCTCCCGGGTATTCCAGCAGCATCCCGAGTGGTTCGTGAAGGGGGAGGACGGTCTGCCGCTCCCCTCGGAGCGGGTCACCTACGGTGGCTGGCGCTGCACTCCCTGGTATGTGCTGGATGGCACCCATCCTGAGGTGCAGGCCCATCTCGAGCAGGTATTTCGCACCCTGCGCCAGCAGTGGGGGATCCACTACTTCAAGCTGGACGCGAACTTCTGGGGCACCATTCACGGCGGTCAGTTCCACGATGCTAGCGCGACCCGGGTCGAGGCCTATCGCCGTGGCATGGCGGCGGTGCTGCGCGGCGCCGGGGAGGGGGCCTTCCTGCTCGGCTGCAACGCCCCCATCTGGCCGAGTCTGGGGCTGGTGCACGGCATGCGGGTGAGCGACGACGTGGAGCGCCATGGCCCCCGTTTTCGCCAGATAGCGCGGGAGGCCTTCTGCCGCGCCTGGCAAAATGACCGGTTGTGGGCGC containing:
- a CDS encoding glycoside hydrolase family 36 protein, which encodes MSAPSRLSRLRQLSAQPDPHTQLLQTPAWDGPLCRVRLDNTGAAPAAIQTWLLFDGDLGISPDAAIYGEGFQMLAQTMGTWRSPEPVGRCPDASVYRISADQGYHTIHNLLLVEQAGGWLLLGFTSCQRFGGEFRLYPDGRLQILMNGEGRALAPGQHWQSEALLCLEGPDREALLAELASRIGAEHPALVADVKARPSGWCSWYHYYAQVSADDIRENLAERAARFPGLRYVQIDDGYQARMGDWLEPSAKFEQGVAALASEIRAAGCEPALWVAPFIAEPGSRVFQQHPEWFVKGEDGLPLPSERVTYGGWRCTPWYVLDGTHPEVQAHLEQVFRTLRQQWGIHYFKLDANFWGTIHGGQFHDASATRVEAYRRGMAAVLRGAGEGAFLLGCNAPIWPSLGLVHGMRVSDDVERHGPRFRQIAREAFCRAWQNDRLWALDPDCVCLRDLPSQRAFEADYQFHLAALVASGGMVLAGDRLRDLDDEQATWLHKLLALCEARAPAARFDDMGFSRGRVALPGGGELLCLFNWEDAAREVSVPAGGQDFWDERPAGQRIALQAGQGRVLLYR